A single Cryptococcus neoformans var. grubii H99 chromosome 7, complete sequence DNA region contains:
- a CDS encoding cysteine and glycine-rich protein, producing MMFGGAPKCESCGKTAYHAEQVMGPGRKIYHKLCLKCLNCGKRLDPGSLVEHDSQPYCQRCHVVLFGTRDLRHANVLPSIPSTPPKPTPPPSVMTPSYHRPASLTASSSPRPLPPPTEFYRPPPPRSTPPPEPATPTDPTVPITKPNFREQRPISVPFAGGTKALDDRGLLKKGESPRSKVGGRIIGHDMCGACGKRVYAAEQVFSVGHKWHRWCLKCNKCKTTLDPSKVSDREGVPYCKNCYAKEFGPSGTLR from the exons ATGATGTTTGGAGGTGCTCCTAAATGCGAGAGCTGTGGCAAGACAGCTTATCATGCCGAACAGGTCATGGGGCCGGGCCGAAAG ATATATCATAAGCTATGTCTGAAATGCCTAAACTGCGGCAAAAGGCTGGATCCTGGTAGTCTTGTTGAGCACGATTCCCAG CCGTACTGCCAGAGATGTCATGTCGTTTTGTTTGGAACAAGAG ACCTTCGACATGCCAATGTCCTCCCCTCCATCCCCTCAACACCACCTAAACCAacccctcctccatctgTCATGACTCCTTCATACCACCGTCCTGCCTCTCTCacagcctcttcttcccctcgtcctctacctcctccaacagAATTTTAccgccctcctccgccACGTTCTACACCACCTCCTGAACCAGCAACACCAACCGACCCCACCGTCCCCATTACTAAGCCCAATTTCAGAGAACAAAGACCGATCAGTGTACCTTTTGCTGGAGGTACAAAAGCATTAGACGATAGGGGGTTATtgaagaaaggggagagTCCAAGAAGTAAGGTCGGAGGGAGGATAATAGGACATGACATGTGTGGAGCATGCGGGAAAAGAGTTTATGCTGCGGAGCAG GTATTTTCTGTTGGTCATAAATGGCATAGATGGTGTTTGAAATGTAATAAGTGTAAGACGACATTAGATCCGTCAAAGGTATCCGATAGAGAAGGCGTTCCTTACTGTAAGAACTGTTATGCCAAG